The following are encoded together in the Argopecten irradians isolate NY chromosome 5, Ai_NY, whole genome shotgun sequence genome:
- the LOC138322782 gene encoding uncharacterized protein — translation MAAMSDLDRVVHILVERGASHATIERIKEERIDTNAVKFMSEETLTQFIPAAGDRAYLRSICQQGEKSGKREELLNRLKRKMSLRKDEETNESGDEESAKRKLSKHLCGNKHAQKKNRKIELGWIHNGKQVRTVNGGGKRTIEIDRNAKKEDILSHAKSLFFPNGNSKKGSVSNFTCDLLDFVQDTLPPDITVAVLYDKMKMGILRFYLSTSVEGTPGNITATTTTCTPTVTTSSLEAQSDKTVSNDESNLDLFDYLDSVCASDSLHTFDSSTTSSATDGGTRPETIASSSAPVLDDVIFPIFSNQPRQYDVTDVTTHIPTTNVVPNDEIMQLNDVPDTELLPKKTILKIHRVKILEDMLAAFKDPDILSIPLQMTFVNEAGVDNNGVSRDAYTAFWTEFLSRFAEGEEARVPSLNPQWQEEEWKSVGRILTKGYIEHGVLPLMLAPVFMHAMLFGEESVTSESLMDSFALYLSNTDRNIVHSAMADLDSLDDDDRDDLIDLLDRMGSKRVPASDEIRHAFVQMAHKELIQKPKYALDKMSEVARQALTIRIKDTDSLTKIYDNMKPTVKKLLKIISAQPNSAEETQALGYFKQYVKAQNDNHSLSRLLRYLIGSDIMCVEKLEIIFTPLEGLARRPIAHTCGPSLELPFTYQTYPELRSEFDNILSGGKESMEMSIA, via the exons ATGGCGGCGATGAGTGATCTGGACAGAGTTGTACATATCCTAGTTGAAAGAGGCGCTAGTCACGCAACTATAGAAAGAATAAAAGAGGAACGT ATTGACACAAATGCAGTGAAGTTCATGAGTGAAGAAACATTGACGCAATTTATTCCTGCAGCAGGAGACAGGGCCTACTTAAGAAGTATTTGCCAACAAGGGGAGAAATCAGGAAAGAGAGAGGAACTGCTTAATCGTCTAAAACGCAAAATGTCATTACGGAAAGACGAGGAAACAAATGAGTCTGGTGATGAAGAAAGTGCAAAAAGAAAACTGTCAAAACACTTGTGTGGAAACAAGCATGCccagaaaaaaaacagaaaaattgaATTAGGATGGATACACAATGGAAAACAAGTAAGAACAGTAAATGGAGGTGGAAAAAGAACAATAGAAATTGACAGGAATGCAAAAAAGGAAGACATCTTGTCTCATGCCAAGTCACTATTTTTTCCGAATGGAAATTCCAAGAAAGGAAGCGTGAGCAATTTTACTTGTGACTTGCTGGATTTTGTACAGGACACTTTACCACCTGATATAACTGTTGCTGTTTTGTACGACAAAATGAAAATGGGTATATTAAGATTTTATCTGTCAACATCTGTTGAAGGCACACCTGGAAACATCACAGCAACTACTACCAcatgtacaccaacagtaacaacaTCTTCTCTTGAGGCTCAGTCAGATAAAACAGTCTCCAATGATGAAAGCAATCTAGATCTGTTTGATTATTTGGATTCAGTGTGTGCATCGGATTCACTTCACACATTTGATTCTTCAACAACTTCCAGTGCCACAGATGGAGGGACTCGTCCAGAAACCATTGCCTCATCATCTGCACCAGTTCTGGATGATGTCATATTCCCAATTTTTTCAAATCAACCGAGGCAATATGATGTGACTGATGTCACCACACACATACCCACCACAAATGTAGTTCCAAATGATGAAATCATGCAATTGAATGATGTCCCAGACACTGAATTGTTGccaaagaaaacaatattgaaaataCATAGAGTGAAAATACTTGAAGACATGTTGGCAGCATTTAAAGACCCTGACATTCTATCAATACCACTGCAGATGACATTTGTAAATGAAGCAGGTGTTGATAATAATGGTGTTTCGAGGGATGCATACACTGCATTTTGGACTGAATTTTTATCAAGATTCGCTGAAGGTGAGGAAGCAAGAGTTCCATCACTGAATCCACAATGGCAGGAAGAAGAATGGAAATCTGTTGGACGCATTCTTACAAAAGGTTACATTGAACATGGAGTGCTACCCCTTATGCTGGCCCCTGTCTTTATGCATGCCATGTTATTTGGTGAGGAAAGCGTTACATCAGAATCCTTGATGGACTCTTTTGCACTTTACCTGAGCAACACTGatagaaatattgtacattCCGCAATGGCGGATCTGGATTCTCTGGATGATGATGATCGAGATGACCTTATTGATTTGCTGGACAGAATGGGAAGCAAGCGTGTTCCTGCATCTGATGAAATACGTCATGCATTTGTTCAAATGGCGCACAAAGAACTAATTCAAAAGCCAAAATATGCTTTGGATAAGATGTCAGAAGTGGCTCGTCAAGCTCTCACTATTAGAATTAAAGACACAGATTCATTGACAAAGATATATGACAACATGAAACCAACAGTGAAGAAACTTCTGAAGATCATTAGTGCACAACCAAATTCTGCAGAGGAAACACAGGCACTGGGATACTTCAAACAATATGTAAAAGCGCAGAATGATAATCATTCTCTCAGTAGACTCTTGCGCTACCTCATAGGAAGTGATATTATGTGTGTtgaaaaattagaaataattttCACGCCATTAGAGGGACTTGCAAGACGTCCGATTGCGCACACATGTGGGCCTTCTCTAGAGCTACCATTCACATATCAAACCTATCCAGAACTTCGTTCAGAATTTGATAACATTCTTTCAGGAGGAAAGGAATCAATGGAAATGTCCATTGcttga
- the LOC138322781 gene encoding uncharacterized protein: MDTHEAIRIFHTLGLSQLEILEYLATVCGVVLSLRTLKRKLRLLGLFRRKHFTDIIEVAIFIENVISDYNKLHGYKFLHLRCIQEGLVVSQETVRLLLHILDPEGIETRRSGRLRRRLYNNPGPDFLWHVDSYDKLKPYGICVNGAIDGFSRRIVWLEAYVTSSDPAVIGSYFMNAVESRRGCPKRIRADRGTENGHVENLQKYLRYNHEDEFAKRSFIYGSSNHNQRIESWWGFLRRHHAQYWMDIFHTMKDQDDFDGGFLDRNLVQFCFLKLIQDGLDEVVELWNTHRIRPSRNQVSPSGRPNTMYHLPHLHGAHHHICPVMPAEIQLCKEVCTPKKRYTCDKTVFNLCCELMDENNKFPPTNANEAKQLYQFLRHRILHEIL; the protein is encoded by the exons ATGGACACCCATGAAGCTATTCGTATATTCCATACACTTGGTTTGAGCCAATTGGAAATATTAGAATACCTTGCGACAGTTTGTGGAGTTGTGTTAAGTTTACGAACATTGAAAAGAAAACTTCGTCTTCTTGGACTTTTTCGTAGAAAGCATTTTACAGACATAATCgaagttgccatttttatagAAAACGTCATTTCGGATTACAACAAGTTACACGGTTATAAATTTTTGCATTTAAGATGTATCCAAGAAGGTTTGGTAGTATCACAGGAAACTGTAAGACTTTTGTTGCATATACTGGACCCAGAAGGTATAGAGACTAGGCGCTCAGGGCGTTTGCGAAGAAGACTTTACAACAATCCTGGCCCAGATTTTCTGTGGCATGTAGACTCCTACGACAAATTAAAGCCTTATGGTATCTGTGTAAATGGTGCAATTGATGGATTTTCTCGTCGTATAGTTTGGTTAGAGGCATATGTGACTAGTAGTGACCCGGCAGTAATTGGGAGCTATTTCATGAATGCTGTAGAGTCGAGACGCGGGTGCCCAAAACGAATCCGTGCGGATCGTGGAACAGAAAATGGTCACGTAGAAAATCTACAAAAGTATCTAAGGTACAATCATGAGGACGAGTTTGCAAAACGTTCCTTCATATATGGATCTAGCAATCATAACCAGAGGATAGAATCTTGGTGGGGCTTTCTGCGCAGACATCATGCTCAATACTGGATGGACATATTCCACACGATGAAGGACCAAGATGACTTTGATGGAGGATTTCTCGATCGAAACTTGGTACAATTCTGTTTCCTGAAACTAATACAG GATGGCCTGGATGAAGTGGTTGAATTATGGAACACTCATAGAATTCGTCCCAGTAGGAACCAAGTATCACCATCTGGTAGACCTAACACAATGTATCACCTACCACATCTGCATGGAGCACATCATCACATATGTCCTGTCATGCCTGCAGAGATACAGTTATGCAAGGAAGTGTGTACTCCGAAAAAGAGGTATACTTGCGACAAAACAGTTTTCAACTTGTGTTGTGAGCTCATGGATGAGAACAACAAGTTTCCACCTACAAACGCAAACGAAGCTAAGCAGCTGTACCAGTTTCTTCGTCACAGAATTCTACATGAAATCCTTTAA
- the LOC138324495 gene encoding uncharacterized protein: MRLVEMMNSSMAEVPGYNYNENATPEWLKGPCPRADNYSSPSWNWFLCISVINTPLASFLDRYVTPMWLLIGFVGNIITMKIWSHRRMKHINTSALYLTVLASTDLLLLFLYIQRYLHFTWGLPTIDVPIWCPTFFVFYMFAQYMSPLLVFGFTTERMVSIVKPFKSERFSRHHRAPKEIIAIAIFAFGLSLPQAHGWVYKDGACGGSQTKFFEYWTWITDVLLFCVIPIATFFLNIFVLRVAAKASELRRESTLGHYETDSISSSRPSSSTSSHHRRSKIAPSTVTLLCISFYRIFTTLPVAILFALQFSVPEGSYDIPVYEMGNDSQWRDYFSWYTAKTIIDTIGLSQYSCNIFIYLLTARHFRHEFINTFRIEACCGQEQKPGSFHRHTFVTNGGGYGGASTRITESDM, translated from the coding sequence ATGAGGCTGGTAGAAATGATGAATTCCAGTATGGCAGAGGTGCCGGGATATAACTACAATGAGAACGCCACGCCCGAATGGCTGAAAGGGCCGTGTCCCCGCGCCGACAACTACAGCAGCCCTAGTTGGAACTGGTTCCTGTGTATCAGCGTCATCAACACGCCGCTAGCCTCGTTCCTGGATCGTTACGTCACGCCAATGTGGTTGCTGATTGGTTTTGTAGGAAACATAATCACGATGAAGATTTGGTCACACAGGCGGATGAAGCATATTAACACTTCTGCATTATATCTGACAGTTCTGGCGTCCACTGATTTGCTACTTTTGTTTCTGTACATCCAGCGGTACCTCCATTTTACATGGGGACTCCCCACCATCGACGTGCCCATATGGTGTCCTACATTCTTCGTGTTTTATATGTTCGCACAGTATATGAGTCCATTGCTCGTGTTTGGATTCACAACAGAGCGAATGGTTTCTATAGTAAAACCATTCAAAAGTGAACGATTCTCTCGGCATCATCGAGCACCGAAAGAAATTATCGCCATTGCGATATTTGCGTTTGGATTATCACTGCCACAGGCTCATGGATGGGTGTACAAAGATGGTGCCTGCGGTGGGTCACAGACGAAATTTTTCGAATACTGGACCTGGATTACAGATGTACTTCTCTTCTGTGTCATTCCTATCGCTACATTCtttctcaatatttttgttcttaGAGTTGCCGCAAAAGCGTCAGAACTGCGTAGAGAATCTACCTTGGGTCATTATGAGACCGATTCCATTTCCTCTTCACGACCATCGTCATCGACATCATCGCATCATCGACGCTCAAAAATAGCTCCGTCAACAGTTACCCTTCTGTGCATATCGTTTTATAGAATATTTACAACACTTccggtggccattttgtttgcGTTACAGTTCAGTGTACCGGAAGGATCATACGATATTCCGGTGTACGAAATGGGTAACGATTCACAGTGGAGGGACTACTTCTCATGGTACACGGCCAAGACTATTATCGACACCATCGGATTGTCGCAGTATTCGTGTAACATATTTATCTACCTGCTCACAGCGAGACACTTCAGACATGAGTTCATCAACACGTTCCGTATCGAGGCGTGTTGTGGCCAAGAACAAAAACCTGGAAGTTTCCATCGACATACTTTCGTTACCAACGGTGGTGGTTATGGCGGAGCCTCCACTAGAATTACGGAATCGGACATGTGA